ATGCTGTGTTTAGGAATTCTAGATGTTAAATACATCTTACTGTATTTTTATGCCTGTTATATTGCATTTTGTCAACTCAAGTTGCTAAGCTAGTTAATAATATCTGAAATATTGCAGCCATTTCACTCTTACTGTAATATATTTTTGTTAATCGTTCTGTTAATGCCTTATCTGCACAGTCTTTTGCAATGCTTCATTGAATTTTACTTGTTCATTGCGCTGTAATGCCATCACAGTTAAACATCACTGGACCAGCAGACcttaatttatttacatttaggaCATTTGATCACATAACCCACAAGTGAAAGTTTCACTTCAAACGGCAGTGACTCAAACCCCGGGACTGATGGGGAGGTGTGATCAAAGGCTGCCACATTTCTCCCAGCCAATGGAAGGGGGAGTTATCCCTGCATGGGATTGGATCAATGCTCTCCCCACGCCTTCATTTTTAAAGAGGTCAATTCAGCTGAAACTTTAATGTGCATTAATTGGAAAACCAAGgtatgtggtggtgggggggggggggggggggaggttggTTTGGAAAAAGAGCAATCGCTGTGCTTAAACGTCTGCCCGTGCGCACATCCCAGGAGAGAGAGCAAACAGAGGCAGCAGGGAAAGGTCATAGAGCAGGGCAGGGAGCGGTGGGGGGGGGCCACTGAGCGCTGGCTGAATGGGAGCAGGGATAAAAGAGAAAGGTGTGaatgggcggggggggggggggggtgctgggggAGCCAGCGGTTCCAGAGAATGAAGATGGCTTTGGGGTTATATCAGCTTCACGCGGACCtgtctgcccccctcccccctgttTGACTCTCAGGAGgttggggtggaggaggtggaggaggatggaggggaggATGTGGTGGGGGAGAGGATGGGGATTTTTAAAAAGGACAAGCTAAAGGAGACAATAGTTTTGAAATAGAATAACCTCAGGTCAAATATCCGATCAAGTGATCATTACAAATTAATTTTCTTACATAATAGTTCTACTTCCACAATAGCTGGAGTATGTATGAAGAATATGTGCCTATATGTGTCTATTTTAAGCAACCAATAAAACATTTCATTGTTTTTTAGTGCTAAAGacatttatattatttattaatagGGATGAAAGAaagatacatttacatttaaactgCTTTCTGCAGAACAAGCAGGGAATGGCATTCTGATAACACATTCATAAAAAGTGATCTTACCAGCTTTAGATTTCACCATGTCAGGTAAAATTATTTTGCatagcaaaaaaataaatattactgaAGTGAAATTATCAgcagaaataactgaaaatgtaTTTGTCTGACCTAATTCTTTACAGTCATGGTGAGGAAAGTACTCTGGGCTCAACTCTGTCTTTGGGTTTAACCCTGATGAAATATGCCCTAGCTAAAGTCCTGCTTGTAATTACACACTGTAGACTTGGGACTAAACATGCAGTTAAAAGGCTGTACTACTGTAGAAACCTATGCTATTCTAAGGCACAAAGCCATGACATTTAGCTGAAAATGACATCTGTTTGGTTAATTTATAATCACTATCTTTCATACTCTTTAAAAGCCAAATAAATAGCTTAAATCTTCACTCTTTAAGAGAGACTTTAGTTAGACATGTACATATGTTTTCTAGTGGGTTTGATGACCCACTAGAATGATCATATGGTCTAGAATGACCATAATTAAGACGTAACAAGGACACATTGTGATTTTTGGTGTAATCTAACATGGGGAGACTTCAGGTCACCAAAGCTCTGCCCGGGGGCTTTCGCCCCCTTTACCCAGCTCACTACATTATTTCACTCTTAAATTAGAAGACAAGATTAATATCATGGTCTCATTAAGTTTTTGTACTGTTGTTTGCTCATGCTATGGACACTGTGGATGCTTTCAAAACCAGGGAAACTCATGAAAACTTTTACACCATATCCTAAGAATTGTTTAGTTCCACATAAAGCACTGACTGAATAGGGTGGATGAATTTGGGATTAAAGTAATAGTTTAAAAACATTCGTTGTTTAATAGTTTGATAGCATTAGTAAATTATTAATGTGAGTACATACATTTCTTATGCCATATCTCCTACATCTTaaaagcagggttgccaacttttgacgttcgcttttGGAGTgtgattttaacctggagccggtggcgagtgtattttgttgcgcgggggggggggggggggggcaacgtaaaatggacacatgttatatcgccggtggatggcgccagagctagcgaactagtaacgtattgtatcatatatgtggatctgaggtaaataaactggatattttttttggcgtgagatatcggaagtgtggcgtgagagcgtctgaaaacggtcaaatgcgtgtgtctcacgctcaatgcgtgagagttggcaaccctgttaaaAGTATCATTTCAAAActttcattaaatttttatacaATGATCCATAATACTATATTCCTTGAATACCCTTCACCCCTTTTTAAGGTCTAATAACTGCTCATAACGGGCCTTAACAAGCCCTATAACGGGTCCTGCGACAACACTCTGATATAGAGAAGCAAGCAGTAGACCGACAGTGTCTTAAAGCATCGTTTCAATGTAGGGACATTCAGTGTCTGAACCCAGTCGCCAAGGAACCAGAGCAGCTCGGCCACTTGTGTAGTAAGCAGCGCTGACCTGTTACACTGTCCTCATCTTTACGACCACGTGCTGCAAACACTTGCATTAATAGTACAGATGAGTTTATGACTCTCACCCCATGTTATTTCTGCTTTATTTAGGCTTACTGTGTGCTTTTTAACATATGCGTGTGTATCCATAAGATGTTGCTCCCTCCTCTGGTGTTCTAGTGCCACTGCAGCTCCTGAGGTAAACCAAGActgcatgcaaacacactttGTACACCAAGTAGATAGTTGAATGCAAAACAGTCTTGGCTATTATACTGGAGATGCTATCCTAATTAATCACTAGGTAAAGTGGTTAGCAGTGCTTTACAGTACTAGTAATTCTTCTTATAGCATTTGATATTCTTTGATTACTAATGTACTTTACATATGAGGTTTGTTGCTATAAGCTTCATTTATTTATGCCTATTGACAAGAATATGTGGTTTTACATGATAACCAAAACATAGTTTACAGATTTGTTAATATTTTTGGCACACGTGCATATTAACATGAACAGCatgcgtgttgtgtgtgtgtgcacgcttgtGCACCATGTAATAACAACATTGTGTTGTCTGTGAGTGTGACTCATTAATCTAGCTGGATCTAACAGAGCCATGGGGGGGAGcaggttgagagagagagagagagagagagagaaagagaaagagagagagcgcgctTGTCCCTGCTGCAGTGTAATCTAATTAAATGATGATGTAGGTGAAGCAGACCAGCCCACTCTGTGCCAGGGTGCATTATGGGACCGTGGGCACAGCAGCAAGCACGCTGTGCTCTGATAGGCCCAGCACACTGTAATTGATGTGTCGGAAGGTGCAGGTATGATACCTTCACCATCACTGTGTAAGGAATGTGGCTCTGTATAAAGCCCTGATTAGCCCTGATTAAACTGACACTGTGCTGTGGCAAAAAGACTGATGTGTGGGGGCCTGTGAAAAGACCAACTAGTCTGggcatagatgtgtgtgtgagtgtgtgtgtgtatgatgcaaGGATCGTAATGCCTCCAAATGGCTATGGTGGTACAGGAAGCATCCGTTTTCAGAGGTAGCATGATAAGGTGTATAATGTAATACTGTGAAACTTTTTTAATTCTTGACACCAGTACAGTGGCAGTCAAAAATAATTGCTCAGATATACATATTTTAGGTCCAAAGTTTGGCAACAATGATAGCTCTGTAAATAGAACAAAAAATGTATTTCTTCAACAGATTCTTCAAGTTTCTTAATATACATTTATAAGATTACTAATACTGTATAATTCACAAGGATTTCAATTAAGAAATTCCTTATAATATCCTCCTTCTGCATTAATGACCTTTGTAGACAGAACCTTGTTGATCCTGTGGGGAAATCTTTCCGATTCCAGGGGGAAATTGGTGACGTTTCAGTGGGTGAGTTGCTGGTTTGTCTTTTCAAGCCTTTTTATTCTTCTGTTCTTAACTGGGCAATCCTGAAACACCAGACATTGTGAGGCTGTGTGTTTAGTGCAATGTGCTCTATATCCAGGTGAGAGTGAATGTTGAGCATTAAGGTGTGAGAAATTATTCATTGATCGCTGAATGATTCATTAATTAGATCACTTGTAACAATCTTTATGATTGTATGTGAAAGTGGTCTGCGGTATTCTTCAAGAGAAGAGAAAGACCTACAGAATAAACACTGATAGTAATCTGTTAGGTGTTTGTTCAACAAACAATGAGAGCATGAGCAACTCTTCTTGGTTGCCAGTAAATTATCTGATACAGTTTGTATGTATATAGTACACACTGCTATATACCTGACATATATGCAGTTATAGAAAATGTTGAGCCATGTTCTTATGGCATTATTGAGTTAAATGAGTCTGTTTCACTTCAGGCCTTACTAATAGGGTAGATTAAATAAAGACGTTTTCTTGCTCATTATCACGATATGAAGTTAATCTACAATTTTGTCAACTCTTgtcaccaactgctgctccaATTGGTTCGTATTCAGTAAAAATTACTTAATCTGTATGTGATCTAAAATAATCTAAAAGTAACAGTCACAAAAAGCACTGGACGTATCTTCGATCCTGTTATGTCACGGGAAAATAACTGAGGATGTTCCAATCTCTGCCACTAGATGTCAGTGTTGGTAAACTCTAGAAGGTTGATTTAATTTTGGCGCTATGCCTGACGCTCCTACGTGAGGGTCGCCTTCTTGATATTATAGGGTCATAATTAATGACATATTAAAATAAGAAACCTAGATCGGATTATCTTATTTTTTAAGAAAGCAGGCATGTAGAAGCTTCTTCTTCATACAAGAAGTGTGTGGACTTTCATAATGTTTGGTGTATAaaagtgtttttattttattttatcttatttacgttttaatatatatagatGTATATAAACATTTTTGGAAAAACATGCCTCAGTAATTAAGCTCAAAAGTACACTAAGTTAGCGTATATACCACGAcgcaaaaaaaaacagtaaactTCGCTTCTCCACCCCCACAAATTTGAAGCAAGTGTGGCAATTCAGGAATAAGCAAGTAGGAAGTTCGAAGGGCGACCCGAGTAAAGGAGTGGCTCCAAGGTACCGACGTTCACCTGAACACCAGCACACTTGGGCCGTTCAGCGTCAAAGTTGTACGGATATGAACCCAATATGATGCCGCTACTTTGCGAGGTCAGTAATCCAACAAAACACAACGCGTTTTACGTTTGCATCCTAACGCGCAGCATTTAATTAATGTATGTAGGCTGtgtaatttattaaaacctacTTTTAAAATGCCTTCGCGACGTGCCACGACTTGCCTAGTGTAAGAGTACATACTCTGGAGAACATTTGGAGTACATTATTTAATAAATCAATTTGCTTACTTTTGAACTTTGACGTTATTCCGTCAGATTAGTTTGTTGCACGATTTTGCAAGGAACTCGTGTCCGGACAAGTCCGGCCAGGAGATAAAAAAAACTTTACCGTGCATTCCAGTGTCGCAGTTAGATCATGTGAAGCGGTTTCTATAGCCCAAACCTATAGCTGTGTCTTTAGTTAGTTATTAATATCTAATTGGTGCCAGCTTGTACTTTAAAACAAGCTTTTAAAGTTTTGAAACATCCCTTGTTATCTGTTAACGATGAATTCTGACAGGTAGTTACATGGTGGGGGATGTTTTAGGCACTTCAGGAATATTCCGTTACCATTTTGGGTTGAGGCTGTTtgagcgtgtgtgtctgtgacagGTTCACACTTGAAGGCCTGCTGTAGGCCcctcaccactcacctcacacaccgaCACCGACCTGTggcccttctctctcttttgtctTGGCTTTATCTTTTTGGTAGCCCACACAGGTCAAGTCACAAAGGCATGTTTATGTGTCTTGCTTGTTTCATGCCTTGTAACAAGTGCCAATTAAACGCTATCGTTCGCCATCGGAGAAGCGAAGTGGGCGTAGTGCGTTACTGGGGTAGTATTTAAAAAAacttatttacattttactCTACTCTTATATTTATGCTACAAATATAAGACATTTGCACAGTTTCATCATTTCAAAGTATGGAGAGAGTATTTTTGATTAGGGATTATACCTCTGAGGAAACAAACGCAGCTTCTTTGTGCAGTCTACTCTACCCCAGCCCTACCGTGTCCCTCCCGGTTTTGATGTTTGCTTGTAAGGTTTATGACCTCTGGAGGTCATATCTCACCTCCATGTTACCTGTGCTAAATAACCTTTTGCAAGGTAAAGAAAATGTTGTGGTATAGGGTGAAGAAAATATCAAACtattacatttataattattaGTAAGAGGAATAGTTGTAGAGGTAGGAGGAGTCATATTTTACCCAAGTTACAGTTGGAGGCTAAAAATTAGGATAGGGCTTCGATTTAAACTTGAAGTAATTTGCCACGCCCATGTTTAAGACAGATGGTGTATGAACTTTCACTATCATGATGCTCAGTACTCTAGATATGACACGTgctcgttttttttttctcctgtgTGCATTTGGGTACTATGGCAACTTAGTTATTCGAGGTATGTAGCCTCAGTCCTAGTGAGGAATTCATTGCCTCAGGTTAACAAAAACAGTGaggagactctctctctctctctatttctttatctctctttctctctcttcattcGTCGACCATATGTAGTTCACTTCAGTCCGTAAAACCTTAACATCAGCAGGGCTATCACAGCCCTTTGGAGATGGTCCTTGACACCTTGCTGTGTCGTGTGTGTTCTCCACAGGTGTGAcgaaggtgtggtggtgtgcagGCTGCAGTGAGAGGTGTTAAAAATGTCAGGCGACACAACCACACTGACATGGAAGCTGCCCAGCCCGAGCTCTGACGGGCCCAAGAGCCCCGTGTTTGGTCTCGCTGGAGAGGGCGGACCCGTGAAGATCCTCAAGGTGTGCTTCAGCAGTACCAACAACCTGAAGAACTTCAAACTGGTCAAGTGTGACAGCTCATGGCAGATTAAGGTAAGAGTCATTGTGTGATGAAGTGTGTAAGAAGTGTATAACTAAAAGGTTCTAATAGATGTCTGCATGTACATTCTTactaattatttttaattatgtaAGCCTATGTAAGTACTATGTAAGTGCTATATAGGTGTAATGTAGGTGCTGCGTAGGTACTATGTAGGTATGTTATAGCGACACAGTGATGCTACTTTAAAATGTAGGAAGTGATTCCAGCAATACAGTGCTGCTCTCCAACACTAAAGATCCTAAGCTATGGATGGCTGTTGACTCCCCCGCCTGTCCCTTCCCAGGCCATCATCCAGTCTATCCTGATCAGTGGACGCTTGGGCCCAAACGTGCAGAACGCCGGCTGCTTTGGCCTCCGACTCAAACACCTGAAGTCTGAGGAGCTCCACTGGCTACATCCAGACCTCACAgtgggagaggtggagcagCGCTATGAGAAGCTCCATGTGGAGGCAGAGTGGAGGTGAGGAACACTCAGGGGCAGTCACACTGATGGTGTTCATGGAGCTGGACACCACGGCCACGTGGAACATGTCTCACCCAATTACAACGACCCAACTCACACTGCCGAATACCTTTCAGATATGATCTGAGGATTCGTTACATACCACTGAATTTCTTGGAAAAGTTTAAAGAGGACAGAACCTCGCTGCTGTACCTTTATCACCAGGTACAGCACTCCTCATACACAGGTCACACTAGCGTCTGTCTTTGGGATGGCAGGGACTGGTATTATTGTGTGGACATGAACGCACTGCTTGTTGTGGCGTAGGTTCGGAGTGACTACATGCAGCAGTATGCCAGTAAAGTCAGTGATGGCATGGCCCTGCAGCTGGGCTGTCTGGAGATCAGGTGGGACTCACTGGGattttactgcctttaatgtggACTAATAGCATGGATTATTCATTAATGAGTAATTATGTTTGTGACAGGAGGTTTTACAAAGATATGAATGCCAAAGGCCTTGAGAAGAAGTCCAATTTTGAATTGTTAGAGTGAGTCATAAATCTTTAAAACCTTATAAGCTTGTTTTTATAATCATCAGTTTACATTGTTACAAGTACTCCTGCAACAGCTAAATACTTTGTTGGGCCAACATTTTGCTTTGTTCCAGGAAGGAAGTTGGTCTAGAACTTTTCTTTCCACAAAAGCTGATAGACAGTATGAAGGTAAAATATAATTTTCTGAATTTATTTTGACCATTAGCAGTTATTTTGTTTCTGCTCATAAACAAAATACTGTATGTTTTGGGAAAGGATATAGACTACTATATATAAGCAGTAGAACATGCGGCTAATTACACAGTTATTGGGATTGATCAGCTGAGCGGGACTGAACAACCAGTGTTGACTTCCTGTCTTGTTTGGCCTGCAGGCCAAGCAGCTAAAAAAGATGATCCAGCAGACCTTTCAGCAGTACGGCACGCTCAAAGAGGAGGAGTGCATGTTCAGGTTCTTTAAGACCTTCGGTGAATGCATTAACTTCAATGAAGAGGTTTTCCCCTGTGAGTTAGTGGTGAGTTCTGAGCTGTGGTCTTTCTTTGTGGTGAGCCATTGATGTTTGCACTAATGCTGAGGCCCAGAGTTTTTACTGTGTGACAGTTTTATTTCTGGAATTTGTGCTTGAGGATTACATCTGTTGACATGATGCAGGAATGTCATGTCATTGCCTCCCTATGTCCTAACAGCAAGGATGGAGTCTAGCGGTGGACTTGGTCATTAGTGCAAAAGGTATTCGCCAGCGTGCGCAAACAGATTCATCGGTAAGATCACTTTAATGCACTTAAAACGCTACGCTGACTTTCAGGTAATTTCTACTTTAGAACTAGTCTCTAGACAATGTCCTAGGTTTGCACAGTCACAAGGTCTTGGTTAGTAACTAAAACAATTCCATAGTTTCACCAGTTTCAGGACTCATTCAGAGTTTGGTGTAGTTGCAGTTCCTGATTAAGGCGTTGAGGTTGGATACTACTacactgttttctgtttttgatTTTTTCCTCCCAGACGGTCTGTTTGGCAGAATTTAAACAGATCCGAAGCATCAAGTGCACTCCTAAGGGTGATGGCAAAGCGTTGTTAGACATCGAAATCAAGGGGGCCAAACAGGTGAGATCCTCGTAGCAGTTCCACATTTAATAGCCTAGTTGATAAACCAGCACTGTCATCCCCTACAGCACCCTGACCGAGCCTGTGCCCGTTCCACAGCCACTGTCTGTCAACGTTCCCACCGTGGCCATGGCAGAGAACATGGCTGACTTGATTGACGGCTACTGTCGAATGGAGAACAATACCGACACATCACTGATACTTAGAGCGAGTAAAGGTGTGTCAGATAACTTCCAATCATCTCCTCTTTGTCTTCATTCACTAATAGTTTTGTCCGTTGGTGCCGTGTAAGAAATTAGTTGTGATCCAAATGAAGTCTTTAAAATGTGTGGTCTAATTTGTGGGGTGTGGATGCACTAAATGAAGAAATAAGCCATGTGTGTTAAATCTTAATGAACTGTTTTTGGAGCAGAGCCTCGGCACGCTCTACCTGCGGTCCCTTTAGGGTAAGCAGTTCTTTATCCTTTACACTTACATTCCAGGTCATAGCTGTCATTTTAGCTAGACTTGATTTAAGGAATCATGTAAATGGAGAATTTTGTGTGGGACAGATGTGTCGTGGATCTGGGCATGCCGGCGTACATATGCACGTTACCCTGTGctttgtcctgtttgtgatttCTCACTTATTTCTCATGGGTTCTTGTATTAGGAAGCTGCCTGAGCCTGTCAGAGACTCAGAGAGATACAGCAGGAGTGAGTAGCTGCAATCACAGCCAAGTCAGCATCACATCAACCTACCAGCTGCATGTCAGATGAGAGATAGACATTTCAGATGAGAAATAGACATTTCAAATGAGAAATAGACATGTCAGATGAGAAATAGACATTTCAGATGAGAAAtagacattttatttttttcatttcacaGACTCTGATATATACTGTGAAATTTCGGATGAAAAACCGGCACCTTCAGGTaagtaaatacatttatttaatgtgAAAGCAAGTTTGGCTTGGTTTGTTTGGTCTCTTAAGCTTATTGCATCTTTTTCACATTCACTAAAGAGAATTGACTTTTTGCCTTCTGTGTAGTCACAAAATTTGGAATCTCTAGGAAGGCTATAGTCTTGGGACGAATATTGGGTTCAGGCTTCTTTGGGGAGGTCTATGAAGGAGTTTACAAAAAAGAGGTGAACTTTTCTGTTTGTTCTACATGTTGGCCACTGCAGTTTAATTGCAAGTCTGTAACCTGCTCCAATTAGcgaatgttttgtttttatattttggcTGCAGAACGTATTATAGGTTCTAATAATGATGAACTGGTGCTTTCTTGTCTGAATTAGAATGGAGAGAAGATCAATGTGGCTGTGAAGACCTGTAAAGACTGCTCACCTGATGTTATGGAGAAGTTTATGAGTGAAGCAGGTAGTACAGACAAGAAGACACAGCTGACAAAGAGCTGCTCAATGCTGTCTATACCAGTGGATGACCCATGTAATGCTATCAGTGTTGCAATAAATGCTAAATATGCTTGCAACACTATGATATTGCAAGCAAGGCCAGTATTTTAAGCATCACAATATAGATTGTTTTAGACCAATTATTTAACAGTTTTTTGTAAACACTAAATCAAAGACTTTTTAAAATGTGCCACTACTATCTTACAGTTCTTCTCAAGCTTCAGGTCTAATTTATTAGCAAACAGGAATAAAACTAAAGTGCCACAAGAGAGTGTCTTCAAGCGTAGTGATATTATGTTTTTGCCATATTACCCACCTTTATGCAGCCTGTCTTGCACTCACCTGTCCTATCTCAGGCCATACCAGCTGCTTTAATGTCTTAACTCTTAACCCATCCCATTTGTGCCTATGTTCATGCTCGTAGTtatcatgaaaaacctggaccACCCTCACATTGTGAGTCTGATCGGCATCATTGAGGAGGACCCAGTGTGGATCGTTATGGAACTCTACAAATATGGAGAGGTAGGTTGCTGCCACTTTCACCTTTTTATGTTAgaccttttctttttttaagctAAAGTAGCCCACATATAGAAACACATAGTGTTTATAGTGATGAACCTGCCAAATGTAAAGAGGTTAAAATCGTTAAGCATTTGGCACTCATACATATTAATCAGGACGACTGTAAGATTTTATGACCTTGGTTTTGGGAGCCCTTTTCTGACTCAGCTTGACAAGTTGCTCAAAGTTTTCAGTCTGTCCAAACTATTCCTGGAGCATTTCACATATGCTGATAAAATAATTCCCTTTTGTGGATGCTGGGTGAAGGGTTTTAGTTTGATTTGGCTAATCTGCAAAGCAAAGCAGAAGCCAAAATGGAAAAGACATGATAACGCTCTCCGAGGAGAAGCCACAGAATCCTGGGGGAATTAATAGGGCCTGAAGGGCCTGAAGGGCAGGTGTCTGGTTCCTGGTGTAGTAGAATTCTGGGAGATAAACTATATGGCAGTGGAAGATGGTACAAAAAAACCTTTTACACtgtattaaaataaaacatttcctgAAAGCTCTTAGTAGTTTGTGGATTTAAGGGGCTAAATTCTTACACACTGCATATTTATACTTTCAGCTCGGAGACTACTTGGCCAAAAATCAGAACACTTTGACCAATGTCACACTAGTGCTCTTTAGCGTGCAGATTTGCAAGGCTCTGGTGTACTTACAGGGGAAAAACATGGTGCACAGGTATGCTTATTACAATCACCGAATCACTGTTTCTATTCTTCATATTCAAAATAAAACTTCAGAAGAATTCACTTttccactggtgtgtgtgtgtgtgtgtgtgtgtgtgtgtgtgtgtgtgtgtgtgtgtgtgtgtaacagagacATTGCTGTGAGGAATGTCCTTGTTGCCACTCCAGAGTGTGTGAAACTAGGTGACTTTGGCCTGTCCCGATACATCGAGAATGATGAATATTACAAAGGTAAAAGACCTTTTGGGTGACATATAAAAGTAACGCACTGACCTCCAGATCCACTCACACTCAGAAAACCACTGATAGTGGCAGCAAACTCAATAGGCCATGGGCAGAGGCATCAATAACATTGTTAGTGTTTCCatgcttgttttttttgtttgtttgttttttctgtcttctGAAATGTTAATTGCCACCGAGAACAAAATAGGTTTCATGATGACAAGCTTTTATGACTCTCACATGGCATCAGAACAGATGAAGGATATCCCTGCTAGCTATTTTAAATTCCTGTTATGTTCTTTATTTTGGATATAATGGAATTAATTCAGATCAGTTTATTTGTCTATTGCTTTTTACCACAAGCGTAATATTAAGGAGAAGTGTTAGTCTGTCCCAGACCGTGCTCCTAAATGAGCAGTGGTGAAAGGCTTCTCAGCTAGGATCTCACAGGCAGGATGTGGCTGTCTCTGGCATGAATGAGCAAAGCTGCTTCCTTCACCCATTATTACACCTTCACAGGAGCACCAGCCTCTGAGAACacatgctgaacacacacactagacacACAAACTGGACACACATGCTAGACACACGCTAGACacatgcttgcacacacacattggacACACACATTGGACACAcacgctggacacacacactggacacacacgctggacacacacgctggacacacacgctggacacacacgctggacacacacgctagacacacacactggacacacacgctggacgcacacactgaacaccagtGCCCAGCCAATAACAGAAGTAGTTCACTGTGGTGGTAGTTCACATACAGATCTGAAAAACAAATGGAAAATtgttatttaaaatgatattaCTGTTATTCTGTTATAACTTTGAGTTGGTTAAAGCACTTTTAAGTAGATATTTGGAATCTTTTCTTCATGTGTTCAGCCTCTGTGACCCGATTGCCGATCAAATGGATGGCCCCTGAGTCCATCAACTTTCGTCGCTTCACCACAGCTAGTGATGTCTGGATGTTTGGTAAGTCTTGTTCAAGACTGCACCACTCACTGTAAATCACAATATAAACCTAACTCAATTAAGTTAAAACCACAACGTTTTGGCCCAGATTCAAAGTCTTCAGCGGATATAAAGTTGATTCATAAGATGGcacttttaaaccttatatgaCCCTATACACTTTCAGAGAATACAATACACTTTCAAAAAACATTTGTTTGGTAAGTCATCAAATTTATCTCTCACGTCTCCTTATAGCTAACTGCCTTCACTGTCGTAGTGACAGAATTTGAACTGAGGAGTCCAGAGGTGCTTGTTGAGTGTATCGGTAATTAGATGTACACGAAGTGTTTTATAGTGTGCACCACAACTCCCAAGTGATGCAACTCGTTAAGAAGACTGGTGTAATTGCTCTCTCACTGCTAGCTGATT
The window above is part of the Brachyhypopomus gauderio isolate BG-103 chromosome 9, BGAUD_0.2, whole genome shotgun sequence genome. Proteins encoded here:
- the ptk2bb gene encoding protein tyrosine kinase 2 beta, b, encoding MSGDTTTLTWKLPSPSSDGPKSPVFGLAGEGGPVKILKVCFSSTNNLKNFKLVKCDSSWQIKAIIQSILISGRLGPNVQNAGCFGLRLKHLKSEELHWLHPDLTVGEVEQRYEKLHVEAEWRYDLRIRYIPLNFLEKFKEDRTSLLYLYHQVRSDYMQQYASKVSDGMALQLGCLEIRRFYKDMNAKGLEKKSNFELLEKEVGLELFFPQKLIDSMKAKQLKKMIQQTFQQYGTLKEEECMFRFFKTFGECINFNEEVFPCELVQGWSLAVDLVISAKGIRQRAQTDSSTVCLAEFKQIRSIKCTPKGDGKALLDIEIKGAKQPLSVNVPTVAMAENMADLIDGYCRMENNTDTSLILRASKEPRHALPAVPLGKLPEPVRDSERYSRNSDIYCEISDEKPAPSVTKFGISRKAIVLGRILGSGFFGEVYEGVYKKENGEKINVAVKTCKDCSPDVMEKFMSEAVIMKNLDHPHIVSLIGIIEEDPVWIVMELYKYGELGDYLAKNQNTLTNVTLVLFSVQICKALVYLQGKNMVHRDIAVRNVLVATPECVKLGDFGLSRYIENDEYYKASVTRLPIKWMAPESINFRRFTTASDVWMFAVCIWELMSRGQQPFFWLDNRDVINQLEQGIRLPKPESCPPALYSLMTRCWSYDPNERPTFTELVCKISDVHKMEKEQEAEKERDRERARVTRLMEPKITISEPPPKPSRLNPGRFGNTLSIGLHIQLNEALCASSPDLASPCDYQSPIDSTNSLSPPSMALRRLSLGEGEFSVGPSSVEDAQRLWQVEKQRLHDTLNKQKEEMVEDKNWLEKEEKRLDLKMNESTVVELPPDPQPSYADLQKPPEKPPRISVQPAPTAELDRSEDKVYQCVMDLVQVVVQLKNDVNVLPSTEYISVVKSVGLTLRDLIRSVDDILPTLHDSVKTEIEGTQKLLNKDMAELINKMRLAQQNAITSLKEECKKQMLTAAHTLAMDAKNLLDAVDQARVRANLARPKPQDAGALDSE